One genomic window of Haloferax mediterranei ATCC 33500 includes the following:
- a CDS encoding HAD-IIA family hydrolase, with the protein MEFRGVVLDVDGTVVRGDEAIPGALDGLSAIEAAGLDRLFVSNNPTKAPPLYEARLRGAGVDATADEIVTSGTTTTAYLADNHPGARTFCIGESGLHDQLRDAGLELVGAHDDPEVVVVAIDREFHYDDLRDASVALRGGATFYGTDPDILIPAADGDIPGSGAIINAVAGVAERDPDAILGKPSSVAREYVLDRLGLPPEDVLIVGDRLDTDIALGLAAGMGTAVVRTGVTDDAALEQSEYEPDYVLDGLGDIERIIS; encoded by the coding sequence ATGGAGTTCCGAGGTGTCGTCCTCGACGTGGACGGAACAGTAGTTCGTGGTGACGAAGCGATTCCCGGCGCGCTCGACGGGCTTTCGGCTATCGAGGCCGCCGGACTGGACCGCCTGTTCGTCTCGAACAACCCGACGAAAGCCCCGCCACTGTACGAAGCGCGACTCCGGGGGGCCGGTGTCGATGCGACCGCCGACGAAATCGTCACCTCCGGGACGACGACGACGGCGTATCTCGCCGACAACCATCCCGGTGCGCGGACTTTCTGTATCGGCGAATCGGGATTACACGACCAACTCAGAGACGCGGGTCTCGAACTCGTCGGCGCACACGACGACCCCGAAGTCGTCGTCGTTGCCATCGACCGCGAGTTCCACTACGACGACCTCCGGGACGCTTCGGTCGCCCTGCGCGGTGGAGCAACCTTCTACGGGACCGACCCGGACATCCTCATCCCCGCTGCTGACGGCGATATTCCCGGGTCCGGTGCAATCATCAACGCCGTCGCCGGTGTCGCCGAGCGCGACCCGGATGCGATTCTCGGAAAGCCCTCGTCGGTCGCGCGCGAGTACGTCCTCGACCGACTCGGACTCCCGCCCGAAGACGTGCTCATCGTCGGCGACCGCCTCGATACCGATATCGCGCTCGGTCTCGCCGCAGGAATGGGGACCGCGGTGGTTCGAACCGGCGTGACTGACGATGCGGCATTGGAACAAAGTGAGTACGAACCCGACTACGTCCTCGACGGACTTGGCGACATCGAGCGCATCATCTCGTAG
- a CDS encoding DJ-1/PfpI family protein, which translates to MSAKKILLLAGDFVEDYEVMVPFQALQMVGHEVHTVCPEKEDGDRCKTAIHDFRGDQTYLETRGHDFVLNATFDEVDPADYDALVVPGGRAPEYLRGYDELLDTVRHFFDENKPVAAICHGPQILAAADVLDGYEMTAYPAVRAEVEHAGCSWVEEVTVDGNLVTGQAWPDHPEWLAAFLDVLGTEISHESATAAADD; encoded by the coding sequence ATGTCCGCAAAGAAAATTCTGCTCCTCGCCGGCGACTTCGTCGAGGACTACGAGGTGATGGTACCGTTTCAGGCGCTCCAGATGGTGGGTCACGAAGTACACACAGTCTGTCCCGAAAAGGAAGACGGCGACCGGTGTAAGACCGCCATCCACGACTTCCGCGGCGACCAGACGTATCTGGAGACACGCGGCCACGACTTCGTGCTGAACGCGACGTTCGACGAGGTAGACCCTGCTGACTACGACGCCCTCGTCGTCCCCGGCGGACGCGCCCCGGAGTATCTCCGCGGCTACGACGAGTTACTCGACACTGTCCGGCACTTCTTCGACGAGAACAAGCCCGTCGCGGCAATCTGCCACGGTCCGCAGATTCTCGCCGCCGCGGACGTTCTCGACGGCTACGAGATGACTGCCTACCCGGCGGTCCGCGCAGAAGTCGAGCACGCTGGCTGCTCGTGGGTCGAAGAAGTGACCGTCGATGGCAACCTCGTCACCGGGCAGGCGTGGCCGGACCACCCCGAGTGGCTGGCGGCGTTCCTCGACGTGCTCGGAACGGAAATCAGCCACGAATCGGCGACTGCCGCCGCGGACGACTGA
- a CDS encoding OsmC family protein — MSDIQTSTVSEEGFASTSQVGDFDLQIDALDETGPNPNATLVATYASCFLPAFRVGGQKTGFDGLGKVQIDADADLNDDDDLERISFDIFVEADLADDEFAEITELAEDICHVHDALREELHADVTVVGDAF; from the coding sequence ATGTCCGATATTCAAACTTCGACTGTCAGTGAGGAAGGTTTCGCAAGCACGAGTCAGGTCGGCGACTTCGACCTCCAGATCGACGCGCTCGACGAGACCGGCCCGAACCCGAACGCGACGCTCGTCGCGACGTACGCCTCCTGTTTCCTCCCCGCCTTCCGCGTCGGCGGTCAGAAGACCGGCTTCGACGGTCTCGGCAAGGTTCAGATCGACGCCGACGCTGACCTCAACGACGACGACGACCTCGAACGCATCAGCTTCGACATCTTCGTCGAGGCCGACCTTGCAGACGACGAGTTCGCGGAGATTACGGAACTCGCCGAAGACATCTGCCACGTCCACGACGCGCTCCGCGAGGAGCTGCACGCTGACGTGACCGTCGTCGGCGACGCGTTCTAA
- a CDS encoding metal-dependent hydrolase has product MELIWHGHSTWHVTVGETSILIDPFFDNPATSLDPSDVETPDYVLLTHGHADHIAHAGEFDGATAVGTPELTGYVEAEMGVDETIGMNIGGTVELGDAFVSMVRADHTNGINTGYEHDAGVPGGYMISDSKPTQQSDDEATTFYHAGDTGLMTDMREIFGPYYEPDAAALPVGDHYTMGPWQAAVASDWLGVDRVFPMHYNTFPAIEIDISDFEREVKATGSLAEVHVLDGDESFTLE; this is encoded by the coding sequence ATGGAACTCATCTGGCACGGTCATTCGACATGGCACGTCACAGTCGGAGAGACCTCGATTCTCATCGACCCGTTCTTCGACAACCCCGCCACGTCCCTCGACCCGAGCGACGTAGAGACGCCGGACTACGTCCTTCTCACGCACGGTCACGCCGACCACATCGCCCACGCTGGCGAGTTCGACGGCGCGACGGCCGTCGGCACGCCCGAACTCACCGGCTACGTCGAAGCCGAGATGGGCGTCGACGAGACCATCGGGATGAACATCGGCGGGACCGTCGAACTCGGCGACGCGTTCGTCTCGATGGTTCGCGCGGACCACACGAACGGTATCAACACGGGCTACGAACACGACGCTGGCGTGCCGGGCGGCTACATGATTAGCGACTCGAAGCCGACCCAGCAGTCCGACGACGAGGCGACGACGTTCTACCACGCTGGCGACACGGGACTCATGACCGACATGCGCGAAATCTTCGGTCCCTACTACGAACCCGACGCCGCTGCGCTCCCGGTCGGCGACCACTACACGATGGGACCGTGGCAGGCCGCCGTCGCGAGCGACTGGCTGGGTGTCGACCGCGTCTTCCCGATGCACTACAACACGTTCCCGGCCATCGAAATCGACATCAGCGATTTCGAACGCGAGGTCAAGGCCACGGGAAGCCTTGCTGAAGTGCACGTTCTCGACGGCGACGAATCGTTCACGCTCGAATAG